One Alcaligenes ammonioxydans DNA segment encodes these proteins:
- a CDS encoding amino acid ABC transporter substrate-binding protein → MRFVPVSAVVLALMASLPAAQAATLDNVQQRGHVLCGVTTGFAGFSAPDDKGTWTGLDIDVCRSVAAATLGDASKFKAVPLNSQQRFTALQSGEIDLLARNTTVTQQRDTALGAIHAGINFYDGQGFLVSKKLGVTSAKELNGATVCMQTGTSNENTMADWARANKVDYKPVVIEQFNEVVNAFVAGRCDVFSTDASGLASIRISKMENPDDYLVLPEIISKEPLGPFVRQGDDAWLNIVKWSLQASFNAEELGVTAANVDEKLKSDNPNIQRLLGVTPGAGKNLGLDEKWAYNIIKQVGNYGESFERNVGKGSPLQIERGLNALWIDGGLIYGLPIR, encoded by the coding sequence ATGCGCTTTGTGCCAGTTTCTGCTGTTGTCCTGGCCTTGATGGCCAGCCTGCCTGCTGCCCAGGCAGCCACCTTGGACAATGTCCAACAGCGCGGCCACGTGCTGTGTGGCGTGACCACCGGTTTTGCCGGGTTTTCGGCCCCTGATGACAAGGGGACCTGGACGGGCCTGGATATTGACGTATGTCGTTCGGTGGCGGCGGCCACCTTGGGTGATGCCAGCAAGTTCAAGGCGGTGCCTTTGAACTCCCAGCAGCGCTTCACAGCCTTGCAATCGGGCGAAATTGATCTTCTGGCCCGTAATACCACCGTGACCCAGCAGCGTGACACGGCGCTCGGTGCCATTCATGCCGGCATCAACTTTTACGATGGCCAGGGTTTTCTGGTGTCCAAGAAGCTGGGCGTGACCAGTGCCAAGGAACTGAACGGCGCTACCGTTTGCATGCAGACTGGCACGTCCAACGAAAATACGATGGCCGATTGGGCACGTGCCAACAAGGTTGACTACAAGCCAGTCGTGATCGAACAGTTCAACGAAGTGGTCAATGCTTTTGTGGCGGGTCGTTGTGACGTGTTTTCCACTGACGCCTCCGGTCTGGCGTCGATTCGCATCTCCAAAATGGAGAACCCGGACGATTATCTGGTTCTGCCAGAAATCATTTCCAAAGAGCCTTTGGGTCCCTTCGTTCGTCAGGGCGACGATGCTTGGCTGAACATTGTGAAATGGTCCCTGCAAGCCAGCTTCAATGCCGAAGAGTTGGGTGTGACGGCCGCCAACGTGGATGAAAAACTCAAAAGCGACAATCCCAACATTCAGCGTCTGCTTGGGGTGACGCCAGGTGCCGGCAAGAACCTGGGCCTGGACGAAAAATGGGCTTACAACATCATCAAGCAAGTCGGTAATTACGGTGAGTCTTTCGAGCGTAACGTGGGTAAAGGCAGCCCGCTGCAGATCGAACGCGGCCTCAATGCCCTGTGGATCGACGGTGGCCTGATTTACGGTCTGCCTATTCGTTAA
- a CDS encoding hydroxymethylglutaryl-CoA lyase produces MSYPSRVKIVEVGPRDGLQNEKEFIPTDVKVELVNRLSHAGFVNVEAASFVSPKWVPQMADGAELMAMIDRRPGTIYSVLTPNMRGFEGALAAKADEVVIFAAASEAFSQRNINCSIEESLERFAPVAQAAKEAGLRLRGSISCSFGCPYEGAVAPSNVLKVGKRLIELGCDEIDVADTIGVGTARQVYDLMRMVTEHIDPAHVSGHFHDTYGQAIANIVASMQAGIHIFHSSVAGLGGCPYAKGATGNVATEDVLFLMQGLDIETGIDLNAVVETGQWISAHLKRKSASNAGNALAARKQGAAAC; encoded by the coding sequence ATGTCATACCCATCGCGCGTCAAGATTGTGGAGGTCGGCCCCCGGGACGGCTTGCAGAACGAAAAAGAATTCATCCCCACCGACGTCAAGGTCGAGCTGGTCAACCGTTTGTCTCATGCTGGCTTTGTGAATGTGGAAGCAGCTTCTTTTGTGTCGCCCAAATGGGTACCGCAAATGGCCGACGGCGCCGAGTTGATGGCAATGATCGACCGTCGCCCCGGCACGATTTATTCCGTCCTGACCCCCAATATGCGTGGTTTTGAAGGTGCCCTGGCCGCCAAGGCGGACGAAGTGGTGATCTTCGCCGCCGCCAGCGAGGCATTTTCCCAGCGCAACATCAATTGCAGCATCGAAGAATCGCTGGAGCGCTTTGCCCCCGTTGCCCAGGCTGCCAAAGAAGCCGGTTTGCGTTTGCGCGGCTCCATCAGCTGTTCTTTCGGTTGTCCCTATGAAGGTGCGGTAGCCCCGTCCAACGTACTGAAAGTCGGCAAGCGCCTGATCGAACTGGGCTGTGACGAGATCGACGTGGCCGACACCATCGGCGTAGGCACGGCCCGCCAGGTTTATGACCTCATGCGCATGGTGACCGAGCACATAGACCCAGCTCATGTGTCCGGCCACTTCCACGACACCTACGGCCAGGCCATTGCCAATATCGTCGCGTCCATGCAGGCTGGCATTCATATTTTCCACAGCTCCGTGGCCGGTCTGGGCGGCTGTCCCTACGCCAAGGGCGCAACCGGCAACGTCGCGACTGAAGACGTACTGTTCCTGATGCAAGGCCTGGATATTGAGACCGGCATTGATCTGAACGCCGTGGTAGAGACGGGACAATGGATTTCGGCTCACCTGAAGCGTAAATCGGCCAGCAATGCCGGTAACGCCCTGGCCGCCCGCAAGCAAGGGGCCGCCGCGTGCTGA
- the dprA gene encoding DNA-processing protein DprA has product MPHYFSSDEISEELHAWLRLSLEPGLAPAQARQLLAACGLPPHIYQSSVQTLSRHIPGELAVQLSQEPVKELQALIDQTVQWLKQPGHHIVTLADASYPAALLDLHDAPLLLYANGDLGILQRKGLAIVGARNATQSGQETATDFAHTLATKGWCIISGLASGIDQAAHKGALQAGSQGAGTLAVMGTGLDLVYPAAHRDLAHQISAQGLLLSEFPLGTRALPHHFPRRNRIVAALSKGVLVVEAAKQSGSLITARLAGELGREVFAIPGSINSPLARGCHALIRQGAKLVESAQDILDELGNAQGDVCRDTPARPGPTPHAHDSLPEELRPILERIDFAPLTPEQLMRRTGLLATELPAFLAELELAGCIEALPDGRFQRLKP; this is encoded by the coding sequence ATGCCTCATTATTTTAGCTCGGATGAAATTTCGGAAGAATTGCATGCCTGGTTGCGCCTGTCGCTAGAGCCTGGGCTTGCACCCGCCCAGGCCCGGCAATTGCTGGCGGCCTGCGGGCTGCCACCGCACATCTACCAAAGCTCGGTGCAAACCCTGTCGCGGCATATCCCTGGCGAACTGGCGGTACAACTCAGCCAGGAGCCGGTGAAAGAGCTGCAGGCACTCATAGACCAAACGGTGCAATGGCTCAAACAGCCTGGCCACCATATCGTGACCTTGGCTGACGCCAGCTACCCGGCTGCCTTGCTGGATCTGCACGACGCTCCCCTGCTGCTTTACGCAAATGGCGATCTAGGTATCTTGCAGCGTAAAGGGCTGGCTATTGTGGGAGCGCGCAACGCCACCCAATCCGGACAGGAAACCGCGACCGATTTTGCCCATACCCTGGCGACCAAGGGGTGGTGCATTATCAGTGGTCTGGCCAGCGGCATCGATCAGGCCGCCCATAAGGGAGCTTTGCAAGCCGGCTCTCAGGGTGCCGGCACCCTTGCGGTCATGGGTACCGGTCTGGATCTGGTCTACCCGGCCGCCCATCGCGACCTGGCTCATCAAATCAGCGCTCAGGGGCTGTTGCTGAGCGAATTCCCTCTGGGAACACGGGCCCTGCCCCACCACTTTCCGCGTCGAAATCGCATTGTGGCTGCGCTGTCCAAGGGCGTACTGGTGGTGGAGGCCGCCAAACAAAGCGGTTCGCTGATTACCGCCCGTTTGGCCGGGGAGCTGGGGCGAGAAGTCTTTGCCATTCCCGGCTCCATTAACTCCCCTTTGGCTCGAGGCTGCCACGCTCTGATTCGTCAAGGTGCCAAGCTGGTTGAAAGCGCCCAAGATATTCTGGACGAGCTGGGCAATGCCCAAGGCGACGTCTGCCGGGACACGCCTGCCCGGCCCGGACCCACGCCACATGCCCATGACAGCTTGCCCGAGGAACTACGTCCCATCCTGGAGCGCATCGACTTTGCCCCCTTGACTCCGGAGCAACTGATGCGTCGTACCGGCCTGCTGGCTACCGAACTGCCCGCCTTCCTGGCCGAGCTGGAGCTGGCAGGCTGTATCGAGGCCCTGCCCGACGGCCGCTTTCAACGCTTGAAGCCTTAA
- the def gene encoding peptide deformylase, whose protein sequence is MALLPILKFPDPRLHTVAKPVQEVDDRIRKLVKDMAETMYDAPGVGLAATQVDVHERVVVIDVSESGNELLVLINPEITWKSEELKVYEEGCLSVPDTYDKVERAACIRFKAQDENGQWYEKEADGLLAVCVQHELDHLDGKVFVEYLSVLKRERIRSRLRKQQREALKAGQ, encoded by the coding sequence ATGGCTTTGCTTCCCATCCTTAAATTTCCTGACCCCCGACTGCACACGGTGGCCAAACCTGTGCAGGAGGTCGATGACCGCATTCGCAAACTGGTCAAGGATATGGCCGAGACCATGTATGACGCGCCCGGTGTAGGCCTGGCTGCGACCCAGGTGGATGTCCACGAGCGGGTGGTGGTAATTGATGTGTCCGAAAGCGGCAATGAATTGCTGGTGCTGATCAACCCGGAAATCACCTGGAAAAGTGAAGAGCTGAAGGTGTACGAAGAGGGTTGCCTGTCCGTGCCCGATACTTATGACAAGGTCGAGCGTGCGGCCTGTATCCGTTTCAAGGCCCAGGACGAGAACGGACAGTGGTACGAGAAAGAAGCCGACGGCCTGCTGGCGGTGTGTGTGCAGCACGAGCTGGATCACCTGGATGGCAAGGTGTTTGTGGAGTATCTGTCCGTGCTCAAACGTGAACGTATTCGCAGCCGTTTGCGCAAGCAGCAGCGTGAAGCCCTGAAGGCAGGGCAATAG
- the fmt gene encoding methionyl-tRNA formyltransferase, translating into MRIVFAGTPDFARVALEALLAQGVEVSLVMTQPDRPAGRGMKLSPSPVKQAALKAAIPVLQPHSLRLDGKYPEEAAQARQTLLDVQPDLMVVAAYGLILPKWTLELPRYGCFNIHASLLPRWRGAAPIQRAIQAGDAATGITIMQMDEGLDTGDMLVRSELPIRDDHSAATLHDDLAQLGAQALLDALQHLRDGTLQAVPQPEAGVTYAEKLSKAESVLDLSRPAKELERRIRAFDPVPGSTLSLPGLEQPVKVWRAQVVEQTHCAEPGQILNVSAQGIDVACGEGVLRLLELQKAGSKRQPVAVFVQGWQSR; encoded by the coding sequence ATGCGTATTGTTTTTGCCGGTACCCCAGATTTCGCTCGTGTGGCCTTGGAAGCGCTGCTAGCCCAGGGTGTTGAGGTTTCCTTGGTCATGACGCAGCCGGATCGCCCGGCGGGTCGGGGTATGAAACTGAGCCCCAGCCCGGTCAAGCAGGCCGCCCTGAAGGCTGCTATCCCGGTCCTGCAGCCGCATAGTCTGCGCCTGGATGGCAAGTACCCCGAGGAGGCCGCCCAGGCCCGCCAGACATTGTTGGACGTGCAGCCCGATTTGATGGTGGTGGCCGCTTATGGTTTGATTTTGCCCAAGTGGACCTTGGAGCTGCCACGTTATGGCTGCTTCAATATTCACGCCAGTCTGCTACCCCGCTGGCGTGGCGCGGCCCCTATTCAGCGGGCCATTCAGGCAGGCGATGCGGCAACGGGCATCACCATCATGCAGATGGATGAAGGCTTGGATACCGGCGATATGCTGGTGCGCAGCGAGCTGCCCATTCGCGATGACCACAGTGCTGCCACCTTGCATGACGATCTCGCTCAACTGGGGGCGCAGGCCTTGCTGGACGCCTTGCAGCACTTGCGTGATGGCACCTTGCAGGCCGTTCCTCAGCCAGAGGCAGGTGTGACCTATGCCGAGAAATTGTCCAAGGCGGAATCGGTGCTGGATTTAAGCCGGCCAGCCAAGGAACTGGAGCGCCGTATTCGTGCGTTTGACCCAGTGCCAGGCTCCACTCTGTCCTTGCCCGGTTTGGAGCAGCCTGTGAAGGTGTGGCGCGCTCAGGTGGTAGAACAGACGCATTGCGCGGAACCGGGTCAGATTCTGAACGTCAGTGCCCAAGGTATTGATGTGGCTTGCGGTGAAGGGGTGTTACGTTTGCTGGAGCTGCAAAAAGCCGGTTCCAAACGCCAGCCCGTCGCCGTCTTTGTGCAGGGCTGGCAATCGCGCTAA
- a CDS encoding DMT family transporter → MSTTQSSSLPRTSLTPTAFPLAGVLILILSSWALSGLDASGKWIMGFGVPLLVMCWFRYVVHLALVLALVLPVKGHKILRSTRPKAQILRGTVMMLSTFSFFTALSYLPQAEATSINFLAPLLVLSVAPWILKEPPRLSRWIAAGVGFLGVLIIIRPTAGLDPLGVMFGLITACMFATQFIATRRVAVDNSLTTLIWSGAVGSICLTIALPFLLPAALPALKELTIFQWLILISTGLWGCLGHLLQIQAYQRASASLLAPFVYLQIVAAAALGWLIWGQFPDMFTWIGIGVVCASGIVIGTLEWRRQKQSGA, encoded by the coding sequence ATGAGCACAACCCAGTCTTCCTCCTTGCCCCGGACCAGTCTGACACCGACAGCCTTTCCCTTGGCGGGGGTGCTCATCCTGATTCTGTCGTCCTGGGCGCTGTCGGGACTGGATGCCAGTGGCAAATGGATCATGGGCTTTGGCGTGCCCTTGCTGGTGATGTGCTGGTTTCGCTACGTGGTCCATCTGGCCCTGGTGTTGGCGCTGGTGCTGCCCGTCAAAGGACACAAGATTTTGCGCAGCACCCGGCCCAAAGCGCAAATACTGCGTGGCACCGTGATGATGCTGTCCACCTTTTCATTTTTCACGGCACTGAGCTATCTGCCTCAGGCTGAGGCCACGTCCATCAATTTCCTGGCACCCTTGCTGGTGCTGTCGGTCGCTCCCTGGATTCTGAAAGAACCACCTCGTCTGAGCCGCTGGATAGCAGCCGGAGTCGGGTTCCTGGGGGTGCTCATCATCATCCGACCAACGGCCGGCCTGGACCCGCTTGGGGTGATGTTTGGTTTGATCACCGCCTGCATGTTCGCCACACAATTTATCGCGACCCGTCGCGTGGCGGTGGACAACTCACTGACCACACTGATCTGGAGCGGTGCCGTTGGCAGCATCTGCCTGACCATTGCCCTGCCTTTTCTTTTACCCGCAGCGCTGCCCGCCCTGAAAGAGCTGACCATTTTCCAATGGTTGATTCTGATTTCTACCGGCCTGTGGGGCTGCCTGGGACACTTGCTGCAAATTCAGGCTTATCAGCGAGCGTCGGCCTCGCTGCTGGCCCCCTTTGTCTACCTGCAAATCGTGGCGGCCGCCGCGCTGGGCTGGTTGATCTGGGGTCAGTTCCCCGACATGTTTACCTGGATCGGAATTGGCGTGGTCTGTGCCAGCGGTATTGTGATTGGAACGCTGGAGTGGCGGCGCCAGAAGCAATCCGGCGCCTGA
- a CDS encoding amidase, with the protein MLATITELQRALDRGETTSVELTRQALERIQDDSRDGAATFIEVFAEQALAAAKASDILRAAGLSRSLVEGLPMSVKNLHDIAGYITLGGSTVLKDAEPAEQHATIVERLLRAGAILIGSTNMTEFAFSGLGINPHYGTPRSVWDRDNARIPGGSSSGAGVAVAQGMSVFSIGTDTGGSIRIPSAFNGLTGFKPTAERVPSEGTMPLSRSLDSNGPLAVSVECCAIVDAILTDQPYVPVATPALETVRLAVPKTFVFDGIDQTVRAAFDRAIALLREHGAVVEEIDLPEFEQLPHINRKGGFVCAEAWSVHRDTLQSKGEQYDPRVASRILRGKDIDCADYIELQDTRQAWISAVESRLERYDAVLMPTVPVVAPRIADLQASDEVYFATNGLVLRNPTLINFLDGCALSLPCHAAGEAPVGLMVAAPAYHDEHLLAVGAAIERVLPLRGR; encoded by the coding sequence ATGCTAGCGACTATTACCGAACTGCAACGTGCTCTTGATCGTGGCGAAACCACCTCGGTCGAACTGACTCGGCAAGCCCTGGAACGTATCCAGGACGACAGCCGTGACGGCGCTGCCACGTTCATCGAAGTATTTGCCGAACAGGCTCTGGCAGCGGCCAAGGCTTCCGACATCTTGCGTGCGGCCGGTCTGAGCCGCTCGCTGGTCGAGGGTCTGCCCATGTCGGTCAAGAACCTGCATGACATCGCCGGCTACATAACGTTGGGTGGGTCGACAGTGCTTAAAGATGCTGAGCCTGCCGAGCAGCACGCCACCATTGTGGAACGCCTGCTGCGCGCCGGCGCCATTTTGATCGGCTCGACCAATATGACCGAATTTGCCTTCTCCGGTCTGGGCATCAACCCTCACTACGGCACTCCGCGCTCCGTTTGGGATCGTGACAATGCCCGTATCCCCGGGGGCTCGTCCTCCGGCGCCGGGGTCGCGGTTGCCCAGGGCATGTCGGTCTTTTCCATTGGTACCGATACCGGCGGCTCGATTCGTATCCCTTCGGCCTTTAACGGCCTGACCGGTTTTAAACCCACTGCCGAGCGTGTCCCCAGCGAAGGCACCATGCCCTTGTCCCGCAGCCTGGACTCCAACGGCCCCTTGGCGGTTTCTGTTGAGTGCTGCGCCATTGTTGATGCCATCCTGACCGACCAACCTTATGTACCTGTGGCGACTCCTGCCCTGGAAACCGTGCGCCTGGCCGTACCCAAGACCTTTGTCTTTGATGGCATTGATCAGACGGTACGCGCCGCCTTTGACCGCGCCATCGCCTTGCTGCGTGAGCACGGCGCAGTCGTTGAGGAAATTGACCTGCCCGAGTTTGAGCAGTTGCCCCACATCAACCGCAAAGGCGGCTTTGTCTGCGCGGAAGCCTGGTCCGTTCACCGTGACACCCTGCAAAGCAAGGGCGAACAATATGATCCACGTGTGGCCTCGCGCATCCTGCGCGGCAAGGACATCGACTGCGCTGACTACATCGAACTGCAGGATACCCGCCAAGCCTGGATCAGCGCGGTCGAGAGCCGTCTGGAGCGCTATGATGCCGTGCTGATGCCGACCGTACCCGTCGTCGCCCCGCGCATTGCCGATCTGCAGGCCTCGGACGAGGTGTACTTCGCCACCAACGGCCTGGTTTTGCGCAATCCCACACTGATCAACTTCCTGGACGGCTGCGCCCTGTCCCTGCCCTGCCACGCTGCCGGTGAGGCCCCGGTCGGCCTGATGGTGGCCGCTCCTGCCTACCATGACGAACACTTGCTGGCAGTAGGTGCAGCGATCGAACGGGTATTGCCCTTGCGCGGACGCTAA
- a CDS encoding DUF2848 domain-containing protein, with the protein MRLTFELAQATHTEIIEADLQHCIVAGWAGRDLAAIEHHIEELAELGVPRPSSVPLYYRIAANQMIQDADIQVVGSGSSGETEVFVFTHQGRLLVSLASDHTDRVLEAHSVALSKQICAKPIAREAWLFSDVAEYWDELIIRAYIQEDGKEVLYQDGPLSTLKNPLELIEGYFQSTTMPEGYGMTCGTVGAIGGIRPAAQFTMELYDPRRERSIRHTYVAEVLPEVA; encoded by the coding sequence ATGCGTTTGACCTTTGAACTGGCCCAGGCCACCCACACTGAAATCATCGAGGCTGATCTGCAGCACTGCATCGTGGCCGGTTGGGCGGGCCGTGATCTGGCCGCCATCGAGCACCACATTGAAGAGCTGGCCGAACTGGGCGTACCACGCCCCAGCTCGGTACCGCTGTACTACCGCATCGCGGCCAACCAGATGATTCAGGATGCCGACATCCAGGTCGTGGGCTCGGGGTCGTCGGGCGAGACTGAGGTATTTGTCTTCACTCATCAAGGCCGCCTGCTGGTGAGCCTGGCGTCCGATCACACCGATCGTGTTCTGGAAGCGCATAGCGTTGCCCTGTCCAAACAGATCTGCGCCAAACCCATTGCCCGCGAAGCCTGGTTGTTCAGCGACGTGGCAGAGTACTGGGACGAGCTGATCATCCGCGCCTACATTCAGGAAGACGGCAAGGAAGTCCTGTACCAGGACGGTCCCTTGTCCACACTGAAAAATCCGCTGGAGCTGATCGAGGGCTACTTCCAGTCCACCACCATGCCGGAAGGCTACGGCATGACCTGCGGCACCGTCGGCGCGATCGGAGGCATCCGTCCCGCTGCCCAGTTCACCATGGAACTGTATGACCCCCGCCGCGAACGCAGCATCCGCCACACCTATGTGGCTGAAGTCCTGCCCGAAGTAGCCTAA
- a CDS encoding TRAP transporter large permease, with product MITTALTLLLVLIGLSIPVGAALGVLGLILDPLYSMLPLTGALGEISWGTSNEFLLVAIPLFIMLGEILLRSGMAERMYNAMSLWLSWLPGGLMHANIGASALFAATSGSSVATAATVGTVALPQIKKQGYNEPLFLGSLAAGGTLGILIPPSINLVIYGVLTNTSVPKLYLAGIIPGLGMALLFMLAIAAACMVKPKWGGTKIKASWGQRFASLVHLVPPLGIFLLVVGSIYAGVATPTEAAALGVVGALILAAFSGRMSWTMIKEVLEGTMKATAMIMLIVIGSAFLNFVMSATGLTNALTDAITGLGVSPMVMLMIIVVFYLVLGCFMETLSMMITTIPIVAPIMIALGFDPVWLGIAIIILVEVALITPPVGLNLFVVQSLRKSGSMNDVMLGSLPFVIMLLAMVGLLAIFPDLALWLPRLFG from the coding sequence ATGATTACCACCGCACTGACTCTCTTGCTCGTTCTGATCGGATTGAGCATTCCCGTGGGCGCTGCCCTGGGTGTTTTGGGCCTGATTCTGGACCCGCTGTATTCCATGTTGCCGCTCACTGGCGCCCTGGGTGAGATTTCCTGGGGCACCAGCAACGAATTCCTGCTGGTGGCCATTCCCCTGTTCATCATGCTGGGCGAGATCCTGCTGCGCTCCGGTATGGCCGAACGCATGTACAACGCCATGAGCCTGTGGCTGTCCTGGCTGCCAGGCGGCCTGATGCACGCCAATATCGGGGCCAGCGCCCTGTTTGCCGCCACTTCCGGTTCCAGCGTGGCCACTGCCGCCACCGTGGGCACCGTGGCCCTGCCGCAGATCAAGAAACAAGGCTATAACGAGCCCCTGTTCCTGGGCAGCCTGGCCGCAGGCGGTACCTTGGGCATTCTGATTCCGCCTTCGATCAACCTGGTGATCTACGGCGTGCTGACCAATACCTCCGTGCCCAAGCTGTATCTGGCCGGCATCATCCCCGGTTTGGGCATGGCCCTGCTGTTCATGCTGGCAATCGCTGCCGCGTGCATGGTCAAGCCTAAATGGGGCGGCACCAAGATCAAGGCTAGCTGGGGTCAGCGTTTTGCCAGCCTGGTGCATCTGGTTCCACCCCTGGGTATTTTCTTGCTGGTCGTAGGCTCGATTTACGCCGGTGTTGCCACCCCGACCGAGGCTGCTGCCCTGGGTGTGGTCGGCGCCTTGATTCTGGCTGCCTTCTCGGGCCGCATGAGCTGGACCATGATCAAGGAAGTGCTGGAAGGCACCATGAAAGCCACGGCCATGATCATGCTGATCGTGATCGGTTCGGCTTTCCTGAACTTTGTCATGTCCGCCACGGGCCTGACCAACGCGCTGACTGACGCCATCACCGGGCTGGGTGTCTCGCCCATGGTGATGCTGATGATCATCGTGGTGTTCTACCTGGTGCTGGGCTGCTTCATGGAAACCCTGTCCATGATGATCACGACTATCCCTATCGTGGCTCCCATCATGATCGCTCTGGGCTTTGACCCGGTTTGGCTGGGTATTGCCATCATCATTCTGGTGGAAGTGGCGCTCATCACCCCTCCTGTTGGTCTGAACCTGTTTGTGGTCCAGAGCCTGCGCAAGAGCGGCAGCATGAACGACGTGATGCTGGGCAGCCTGCCTTTTGTGATCATGTTGCTGGCCATGGTGGGCCTGCTGGCTATCTTCCCGGATCTGGCTTTGTGGCTGCCACGCCTGTTCGGTTAA
- a CDS encoding TRAP transporter small permease subunit — MENTEKFAMLNRLLSGATTLSRIAIWFAGSLTLISALYITADVLFRKFSGSSLGGSDELSGYAFAISISWALSFATLQRANIRIDAIYQHLPVRLAALLDWIALVALSVFIVYLTLYATDVAGLSWTNQSTANTAMGTPLWIPQFLWVGGLIWLCVVLALMLLRSSLALITGDLAGIRSLCGIRSTQEEASEEAEAGKRMVQGDAK; from the coding sequence ATGGAAAATACCGAAAAATTCGCCATGCTGAACCGCTTGCTGTCCGGTGCCACGACCCTGTCGCGCATCGCCATCTGGTTCGCAGGCAGCCTGACATTGATCAGCGCCCTCTATATCACCGCGGACGTTCTGTTTCGCAAATTCAGTGGCAGCTCTCTGGGCGGCTCGGATGAGCTATCTGGCTACGCCTTTGCCATCAGCATTTCCTGGGCACTATCTTTTGCCACCCTGCAACGGGCCAATATCCGTATCGACGCCATCTACCAGCACCTGCCGGTCCGTCTGGCCGCCTTGCTGGACTGGATTGCTCTGGTGGCCCTGTCTGTTTTCATTGTCTACCTGACCTTGTACGCCACTGACGTGGCCGGCCTGTCCTGGACCAACCAGTCCACTGCCAACACCGCCATGGGCACTCCCTTGTGGATTCCGCAGTTCCTGTGGGTGGGCGGTCTGATCTGGCTGTGTGTCGTTTTGGCCCTGATGCTGCTGCGCTCCAGCCTGGCCCTGATTACGGGTGACCTGGCCGGTATCCGGTCCCTGTGCGGCATCCGCAGCACCCAGGAAGAAGCGTCCGAAGAAGCCGAGGCTGGCAAACGCATGGTGCAAGGAGACGCCAAATGA